The Streptomyces sp. NBC_00435 nucleotide sequence GAGCAGGACCCGAAGGTCCTGATCATGGGCGAGGACGTAGGCAAGCTGGGCGGCGTCTTCCGCATCACCGACGGGCTGCAGAAGGACTTCGGCGAGGAGCGGGTCATCGACACCCCGCTCGCCGAGTCGGGCATCGTCGGCACCGCGATCGGGCTGGCCCTGCGCGGGTACCGGCCGGTCGTGGAGATCCAGTTCGACGGGTTCGTCTTCCCGGCGTACGACCAGATCGTCACGCAGCTCGCCAAGATGCACGCGCGCTCGCTCGGCACGATCAAGATGCCGGTCGTCATCCGCATCCCCTACGCCGGCGGCATCGGCGCGGTCGAGCACCACTCGGAGTCCCCGGAGACGCTGTTCGCGCACGTCCCGGGCCTGAAGGTGGTCTCGCCGTCGAACGCCAGCGATGCCTACTGGATGCTCCAGCAGGCGATCCTCAGCGACGACCCGGTGATCTTCTTCGAGCCGAAGCGCCGTTACTGGGACAAGGGCGAGGTCGACGTCGAGGCCATCCCCGACGCCCTGCACGCCTCGCGGGTGGCCCGTTCGGGCACCGACATCACCCTTGCGGCCTACGGGCCGATGGTGAAGGTGTGCCTGGAGGCCGCGGCGGCCGCCGCCGAGGAGGGGAAGTCGGTGGAGGTCGTGGACCTGCGCTCGATGTCCCCGATCGACTTCGACGGCCTGCAGGCCTCGGTTGAGCGCACCCGCCGGCTCGTGGTCGTCCACGAGGCCCCGGTGTTCCTCGGT carries:
- a CDS encoding alpha-ketoacid dehydrogenase subunit beta; amino-acid sequence: MAVQKLTIAKALNDSLRKALEQDPKVLIMGEDVGKLGGVFRITDGLQKDFGEERVIDTPLAESGIVGTAIGLALRGYRPVVEIQFDGFVFPAYDQIVTQLAKMHARSLGTIKMPVVIRIPYAGGIGAVEHHSESPETLFAHVPGLKVVSPSNASDAYWMLQQAILSDDPVIFFEPKRRYWDKGEVDVEAIPDALHASRVARSGTDITLAAYGPMVKVCLEAAAAAAEEGKSVEVVDLRSMSPIDFDGLQASVERTRRLVVVHEAPVFLGVGSEIAARITERCFYHLEAPVLRVGGYHAPYPPARLEDEYLPGLDRVLDAVDRSLAY